A part of Cannabis sativa cultivar Pink pepper isolate KNU-18-1 chromosome 6, ASM2916894v1, whole genome shotgun sequence genomic DNA contains:
- the LOC115695848 gene encoding uncharacterized protein LOC115695848 — protein sequence MTTALQFSINFSPCQLHTLHGDTYRKPITFRATKVCTLHHSKFKLRVYKEKWSFLVEERWKDEIFLRKNRKRRGVLVRFNEGFGLNGGENGGGGGGGGKDDGATARILGNLALAIGLTYLSMTGQLGWLFDTIVSIGLLAVVVPIVGIGAFLWWAGRDIVQDTCPNCGNEFQIFKSTMQSDLQFCPFCTQPFSIVDNKFVRDSVKFSNQSTTFGEAFSDFTRSRKEKKYSSKAVVDVEAEIKDAD from the exons ATGACAACTGCTCTTCAGTTCTCCATCAATTTTTCACCTTGCCAATTGCACACCTTGCATGGTGACACATACCGAAAGCCCATTACTTTCAGAGCCACAAAAGTTTGTACTTTACATCATAGCAAGTTTAAATTGAGAGTTTACAAGGAGAAATGGTCTTTCTTGGTAGAAGAAAGGTGGAAAGATGAGATTTTTCTGAGGAAAAACAGGAAGAGGAGGGGGGTTCTTGTGAGGTTTAATGAGGGTTTTGGTTTAAATGGTGGTGAGAATGGTGGAGGTGGAGGTGGCGGTGGGAAAGACGATGGTGCCACTGCTAGAATTCTGGGTAATCTAGCTTTGGCTATCGGGTTGACCTATCTTTCCATGACTGGACAACTTGGTTGGCTGTTTGATACCATTGTTTCCATTGGG CTTCTTGCAGTTGTTGTACCCATAGTTGGTATTGGAGCTTTCCTCTGGTGGGCAGGACGGGATATAGTTCAGGACACT TGCCCAAACTGTGGAAATGAGTTTCAGATCTTCAA GTCTACTATGCAAAGTGATTTGCAGTTTTGCCCTTTCTGCACCCAACCTTTCTCCA TTGTGGATAATAAATTTGTTAGGGACTCTGTCAAATTCTCCAACCAGTCTACAACATTCGGAGAAGCCTTCAGTGATTTCACTCGTTCTAGAAAAG AGAAAAAGTATTCGTCCAAGGCAGTAGTTGATGTAGAAGCCGAAATTAAAGATGCAGATTGA